In the genome of Cygnus olor isolate bCygOlo1 chromosome Z, bCygOlo1.pri.v2, whole genome shotgun sequence, one region contains:
- the DNAJB5 gene encoding dnaJ homolog subfamily B member 5 isoform X1 produces the protein MPAILLFWSRAERNKYSAPGSVAVMGKDYYKILGIQSGANEDEIKKAYRKMALKYHPDKNKDPNAEEKFKEIAEAYDVLSDPKKRAVYDQYGEEGLKTGGGSSGGSGNTFHYTFHGDPHATFASFFGGSNPFDIFFASSRSRVFNGFDQEDMDIDDDDDPFSAFGRFGFNGINGVHRRHQESLHTRRKVQDPPVIHELKVSLEEIYHGSTKRMKITRRRLNADGRTMRTEDKILNIVIKRGWKEGTKITFPKEGDATPDNIPADIVFILKDKPHSHFKRDGTNVVYTANISLKEALCGCTVNIPTIDGRVIPLPCNDIIKPGTVKRLRGEGLPFPKAPNQRGDLIVEFKIRFPDRIAPQTRQILKQHLPCS, from the exons ATGCCGGCCATCCTGCTCTTCTGGAGCCGCGCGGAGAG gaatAAGTACTCGGCACCAGGCAGCGTCGCCGTCATGGGGAAGGACTATTACAAGATTCTGGGCATCCAGTCTGGAGCCAACGAGGACGAGATCAAGAAAGCCTACCGGAAAATGGCCCTGAAGTACCACCCTGATAAGAATAAAGACCCCAACGCCGAGGAGAAGTTCAAGGAGATCGCAGAGGCTTACGATGTCCTGAGTGACCCCAAGAAGCGAGCCGTGTATGACCAGTACGGGGAGGAAG GTCTCAAGACTGGAGGTGGCTCTTCAGGTGGCTCAGGGAACACTTTCCACTACACCTTCCACGGAGACCCCCACGCCACCTTCGCATCTTTCTTCGGAGGCTCCAACCCCTTCGATATCTTCTTCGCTAGCAGCCGCTCCCGGGTGTTCAATGGCTTTGACCAGGAAGACATGGATATCGATGATGATGATGATCCTTTCAGTGCCTTCGGCCGGTTTGGCTTCAACGGCATTAATGGGGTTCACCGGCGGCACCAGGAGTCCCTGCACACGCGGAGGAAGGTCCAAGACCCACCCGTTATCCACGAGCTGAAGGTGTCCCTGGAAGAGATCTACCATGGCTCCACCAAGAGAATGAAGATCACCCGCAGAAGGCTCAACGCTGATGGCCGGACCATGCGGACTGAGGATAAGATCCTAAACATTGTCATCAAACGGGGTTGGAAGGAGGGAACCAAAATCACATTCCCCAAAGAAGGGGACGCCACGCCGGACAACATCCCTGCTGACATCGTCTTCATCCTCAAGGACAAGCCTCACTCACACTTCAAGAGGGACGGGACGAACGTGGTCTACACCGCAAACATCAGTCTTAAAGAG GCCCTGTGCGGCTGCACCGTGAACATTCCCACCATCGACGGGAGGGTGATCCCGCTGCCCTGCAACGACATCATCAAGCCAGGCACAGTGAAGAGACTGCGCGGGGAAGGGCTGCCCTTCCCCAAGGCCCCCAACCAGCGAGGAGACTTGATCGTGGAGTTCAAAATCCGCTTCCCAGACAGAATAGCTCCCCAGACGAGACAGATCCTCAAGCAGCACCTCCCGTGCTCCTAG
- the PHF24 gene encoding PHD finger protein 24 has product MGVLMSRRQTVEKVQKVSLAVSAFKDGLREQPAARRRAEAGGTRRGTLEQTVQEGEEEAPAGPSQPEEGSASKAAWERLRDGRGVEPEEFDRANRFTPPAFIRPQRELHDDEPPDISLEQREQILNDEMCEICEVWTAESLFPCRVCSRVYHDGCLRRMGYLQNDSAVEVTETAHTETGWSCYYCDNLNLLLTEEEMYSLMETLRQCKIIPDTCLTLDDFLHYKHLVHKQQFEQPMGEAQEERATLQFSALDPDKKGHIEWPDFLSHESIQLLQKLRPQNSLLRLLTAKERERARAAFLALDQDSDGFIVESECHKARHAWFRKHQKETPSCNVSISHVGPMSESSPASSGSAKSQEKTLLAAEQEDARRVDWPGFLRDNVAYILAARPNSAAVHLQPPA; this is encoded by the exons ATGGGGGTGCTGATGTCGAGGCGGCAGACGGTGGAGAAGGTGCAGAAGGTCAGCTTGGCCGTGTCAGCCTTCAAAGACGGGCTGCGGGAGCAGCcagcggcgcggcggcgggcggaggCTGGGGGCACGCGCCGAGGGACGCTGGAGCAGACGGTacaagagggagaggaggaagcgCCAGCGGGGCCCTCGCAGCCGGAGGAGGGCAGCGCCAGCAAGGCCGCgtgggagcggctgcgggaCGGCCGGGGTGTGGAGCCGGAGGAGTTCGACCGAGCCAACAGGTTCACGCCGCCCGCCTTCATCCGGCCGCAGCGGGAGCTGCACGACGACGAGCCTCCGGACATCAGCCTGGAGCAGCGGGAGCAG ATCCTCAACGACGAGATGTGCGAGATCTGCGAGGTGTGGACAGCCGAGAGCCTCTTCCCATGCCGCGTCTGCAGTCGGGTGTACCACGACGGCTGCCTGCGCCGCATGGGCTACCTGCAGAACGACAGTGCCGTGGAGGTGACAGAGACTGCGCACACCGAGACCGGCTGGAGCTGCTACTACTGC GACAACCTCAATCTCCTGTTGACAGAAGAGGAGATGTACAGCCTGATGGAGACTTTGCGGCAGTGCAAGATCATTCCAG ACACCTGCCTGACGCTGGACGACTTCCTGCACTACAAGCACCTGGTGCACAAGCAGCAGTTTGAGCAGCCCATGGGGGAGGCGCAGGAGGAGCGGGCCACCCTGCAGTTCTCTGCCCTGGACCCCGACAAGAAGGGGCACATCGAGTGGCCGGACTTCCTCTCCCACGAGTccatccagctgctgcagaaactcCGGCCGCAG AACTCCCTGCTGCGGCTGCTGACGGCCAAGGAGCGCGAGCGGGCACGCGCGGCCTTCCTGGCGCTGGACCAGGACAGCGACGGCTTCATCGTGGAGAGCGAGTGCCACAAGGCGCGGCACGCCTGGTTCCGCAAGCACCAGAAGGAGACGCCGTCCTGCAACGTCAG catcaGCCACGTCGGGCCCATGTCGGAGAGCAGCCCCGCCAGCAGCGGCAGCGCCAAGAGCCAGGAGAAGACGCTGCTGGCCGCGGAGCAGGAGGACGCCCG GCGCGTCGACTGGCCCGGCTTCCTGCGGGACAACGTCGCCTACATCCTGGCCGCCCGCCCCAACAGCGCCGCCGTCCACCTGCAGCCGCCCGCCTAG
- the DNAJB5 gene encoding dnaJ homolog subfamily B member 5 isoform X2, giving the protein MPIAFRNKMFEVPLRNKYSAPGSVAVMGKDYYKILGIQSGANEDEIKKAYRKMALKYHPDKNKDPNAEEKFKEIAEAYDVLSDPKKRAVYDQYGEEGLKTGGGSSGGSGNTFHYTFHGDPHATFASFFGGSNPFDIFFASSRSRVFNGFDQEDMDIDDDDDPFSAFGRFGFNGINGVHRRHQESLHTRRKVQDPPVIHELKVSLEEIYHGSTKRMKITRRRLNADGRTMRTEDKILNIVIKRGWKEGTKITFPKEGDATPDNIPADIVFILKDKPHSHFKRDGTNVVYTANISLKEALCGCTVNIPTIDGRVIPLPCNDIIKPGTVKRLRGEGLPFPKAPNQRGDLIVEFKIRFPDRIAPQTRQILKQHLPCS; this is encoded by the exons ATGCCAATTGCTTTCAGGAACAAAATGTTTGAAGTTCCTTTGAG gaatAAGTACTCGGCACCAGGCAGCGTCGCCGTCATGGGGAAGGACTATTACAAGATTCTGGGCATCCAGTCTGGAGCCAACGAGGACGAGATCAAGAAAGCCTACCGGAAAATGGCCCTGAAGTACCACCCTGATAAGAATAAAGACCCCAACGCCGAGGAGAAGTTCAAGGAGATCGCAGAGGCTTACGATGTCCTGAGTGACCCCAAGAAGCGAGCCGTGTATGACCAGTACGGGGAGGAAG GTCTCAAGACTGGAGGTGGCTCTTCAGGTGGCTCAGGGAACACTTTCCACTACACCTTCCACGGAGACCCCCACGCCACCTTCGCATCTTTCTTCGGAGGCTCCAACCCCTTCGATATCTTCTTCGCTAGCAGCCGCTCCCGGGTGTTCAATGGCTTTGACCAGGAAGACATGGATATCGATGATGATGATGATCCTTTCAGTGCCTTCGGCCGGTTTGGCTTCAACGGCATTAATGGGGTTCACCGGCGGCACCAGGAGTCCCTGCACACGCGGAGGAAGGTCCAAGACCCACCCGTTATCCACGAGCTGAAGGTGTCCCTGGAAGAGATCTACCATGGCTCCACCAAGAGAATGAAGATCACCCGCAGAAGGCTCAACGCTGATGGCCGGACCATGCGGACTGAGGATAAGATCCTAAACATTGTCATCAAACGGGGTTGGAAGGAGGGAACCAAAATCACATTCCCCAAAGAAGGGGACGCCACGCCGGACAACATCCCTGCTGACATCGTCTTCATCCTCAAGGACAAGCCTCACTCACACTTCAAGAGGGACGGGACGAACGTGGTCTACACCGCAAACATCAGTCTTAAAGAG GCCCTGTGCGGCTGCACCGTGAACATTCCCACCATCGACGGGAGGGTGATCCCGCTGCCCTGCAACGACATCATCAAGCCAGGCACAGTGAAGAGACTGCGCGGGGAAGGGCTGCCCTTCCCCAAGGCCCCCAACCAGCGAGGAGACTTGATCGTGGAGTTCAAAATCCGCTTCCCAGACAGAATAGCTCCCCAGACGAGACAGATCCTCAAGCAGCACCTCCCGTGCTCCTAG
- the DNAJB5 gene encoding dnaJ homolog subfamily B member 5 isoform X3: protein MGKDYYKILGIQSGANEDEIKKAYRKMALKYHPDKNKDPNAEEKFKEIAEAYDVLSDPKKRAVYDQYGEEGLKTGGGSSGGSGNTFHYTFHGDPHATFASFFGGSNPFDIFFASSRSRVFNGFDQEDMDIDDDDDPFSAFGRFGFNGINGVHRRHQESLHTRRKVQDPPVIHELKVSLEEIYHGSTKRMKITRRRLNADGRTMRTEDKILNIVIKRGWKEGTKITFPKEGDATPDNIPADIVFILKDKPHSHFKRDGTNVVYTANISLKEALCGCTVNIPTIDGRVIPLPCNDIIKPGTVKRLRGEGLPFPKAPNQRGDLIVEFKIRFPDRIAPQTRQILKQHLPCS from the exons ATGGGGAAGGACTATTACAAGATTCTGGGCATCCAGTCTGGAGCCAACGAGGACGAGATCAAGAAAGCCTACCGGAAAATGGCCCTGAAGTACCACCCTGATAAGAATAAAGACCCCAACGCCGAGGAGAAGTTCAAGGAGATCGCAGAGGCTTACGATGTCCTGAGTGACCCCAAGAAGCGAGCCGTGTATGACCAGTACGGGGAGGAAG GTCTCAAGACTGGAGGTGGCTCTTCAGGTGGCTCAGGGAACACTTTCCACTACACCTTCCACGGAGACCCCCACGCCACCTTCGCATCTTTCTTCGGAGGCTCCAACCCCTTCGATATCTTCTTCGCTAGCAGCCGCTCCCGGGTGTTCAATGGCTTTGACCAGGAAGACATGGATATCGATGATGATGATGATCCTTTCAGTGCCTTCGGCCGGTTTGGCTTCAACGGCATTAATGGGGTTCACCGGCGGCACCAGGAGTCCCTGCACACGCGGAGGAAGGTCCAAGACCCACCCGTTATCCACGAGCTGAAGGTGTCCCTGGAAGAGATCTACCATGGCTCCACCAAGAGAATGAAGATCACCCGCAGAAGGCTCAACGCTGATGGCCGGACCATGCGGACTGAGGATAAGATCCTAAACATTGTCATCAAACGGGGTTGGAAGGAGGGAACCAAAATCACATTCCCCAAAGAAGGGGACGCCACGCCGGACAACATCCCTGCTGACATCGTCTTCATCCTCAAGGACAAGCCTCACTCACACTTCAAGAGGGACGGGACGAACGTGGTCTACACCGCAAACATCAGTCTTAAAGAG GCCCTGTGCGGCTGCACCGTGAACATTCCCACCATCGACGGGAGGGTGATCCCGCTGCCCTGCAACGACATCATCAAGCCAGGCACAGTGAAGAGACTGCGCGGGGAAGGGCTGCCCTTCCCCAAGGCCCCCAACCAGCGAGGAGACTTGATCGTGGAGTTCAAAATCCGCTTCCCAGACAGAATAGCTCCCCAGACGAGACAGATCCTCAAGCAGCACCTCCCGTGCTCCTAG